The proteins below are encoded in one region of Vanessa tameamea isolate UH-Manoa-2023 chromosome Z, ilVanTame1 primary haplotype, whole genome shotgun sequence:
- the LOC113404209 gene encoding LETM1 domain-containing protein 1 — protein sequence MSIHRLVAVSRLMLQCNRFCSVPLGKYHQKRNPTYHENGFLIQRCTKHTNTIKHEKEKLRTYIIQRYIDYVKNYTKVLENRFPSAMRMYRVFSVGIKEFLKDLKTYISLRFKIAKNGGFSNMSRQDIELYQKMPSDMWRIAPVLILSAVPFGNYVIFPLAFLKPKKLLSSHFWSIQQKAEFTVQDLTDRLKNNKPVFRALQAKMNSVSSGDMKKQWKRIIGLLGSGVHPTAQEVLACKDLFSKEPYSLSNLTYSHMGYLLKMYGLKKSIFRRKKLKYKAFLLLQMDKAIFREGGVETLSTDALRNACLIRGLNSSHLSNQDMRDWLLQWLQVSENIDSNSFSLLLHCPIFFAYNHPQNWVLIY from the exons ATGTCTATTCACAGATTAGTAGCTGTTTCTAGGTTGATGTTACAATGTAATCGTTTTTGTTCAGTTCCATTaggaaaatatcatcaaaaacgAAATCCAACATATCATGAAAAtgg GTTTCTGATACAGCGTTGCACaaaacacacaaacacaataaaacatgaaaaagaaaaacttaggACATACATTATACAAAGATATATAGATTATGTTAAAAACTACACCAAAGTATTAGAAAACAGATTTCCTTCGGCAATGAGAATGTACAGAGTTTTTAGTGTAGGCATTAAAGAGttcttaaaagatttaaaaaccTACATTTCACTGAGATTTAAAATAGCTAAAAATGGTGGTTTCTCTAACATGTCTCGCCAAGATATAGAATTATATCAGAAGATGCCTTCAGATATGTGGAGGATTGCTCCCGTTTTAATATTGTCAGCTGTACCATTTGGAAACTATGTGATATTTCCTCTAGC ATTTTTAAAACCAAAGAAGTTGTTAAGTTCTCATTTCTGGTCAATACAACAAAAAGCTGAATTTACCGTACAAGATCTTACTGACCGTCTTAAGAATAACAAGCCGGTTTTTCGTGCACTTCAAGCAAAAATGAACTCTGTTTCTTCGGGTGATATGAAAAAACAATGGAAAAGAATTATTGGTTTACTTGGTTCTGGTGTTCATCCAACTGCACAAGAAGTATTGGCCTGTAAGGATTTGTTCAGCAAAGAACCATACAGTTTATCTAATTTGACTTATTCCCACATG GGTTACTTGCTTAAAAtgtatggattaaaaaaaagtatattcaggaggaaaaaattgaaatacaaagcatttttacttttacaaatgGATAAGGCTATTTTCAGGGAAGGTGGTGTAGAAACATTGAGCACCGATGCTCTACGAAATGCATGTCTTATCAGAGGTTTAAATAGTAGTCACTTATCTAACCAAGACATGAGGGACTGGCTTCTACAGTGGCTGCAAGTATCGGAAAATATTGATTCAAATTCATTTTCTTTGTTACTTCATTGTCCtatattttttgcatataaTCATCCTCAAAATTGGGTGCTAATTTATTGA